A segment of the Lolium perenne isolate Kyuss_39 chromosome 3, Kyuss_2.0, whole genome shotgun sequence genome:
TTTGAATACATTCAAAATGAATTCCCAAACGATATAGTATTGAGATAGAAATTGACAACAAACATTTTCCAACAAATGTTTGATGAAATATTGTTGCTTTTCGTCTAAACAACATACTAAGCTAACCTATATGTTGTTAGGATGCCAACAATTACTAGACAGTATGTTCCTAACGCTTACCACATGATGCCCAACACATTGTAGATGGTGCGGTGAAGCGCACTTGTCCATCTAGTATATTGTAACCGGGGCAACCTAAGAGCATCCCTAGCTAGCGGTATCTTTCAAACGGTGTCCAGTGCATGCGCCTGACAGGCCGTTAGGGGGGCGCCGGCATTAGGTGTCGTGTTTGGGGTATGCCTCTACCCATCGGCGTCCTCCAAATTGGCCGAtcacacaacagttcatcacctcccacagctCCTCCTAAGACCAAGTAAGAGCAGGACAATGGCAAATTGAGCTTGCATCACATCAAAAGCCCGCTCTACATCCTTCTTGCAACTCTCTTGCCGCGAAGCAACGTGAGACTTTTTCTAACATAAAGGCTGGTTTATTGGTTTCACAAATGTCGCGGATAGATGCCATCGACTAGATAGTACcatttggtatattggtggtaATTGATCTCACAGTTGCagggtggagcatgcccttcaacTAGTTTTGCAAACAATATAGAGCGCTGAAGCACCCTAATGTCATTGTGAGAATATGTCATGCCTAAAAAAGGATGCCAAATCCAGAGGTCATGGTCCGCCATAGCTTCAAGTATCACACTGCAATATTCAAGATGCCCTTTATACAAACCTGACCAATGCATGTAATCGATGTTTTTTGAGTATCCCAGGAAATCCTCTCGCTTCATTTCGTGCCATGATACGAGTTGTATACGAGTTGTATGCtcttcagttggccctctcaaatagTGTATCCCAAACTTCCCAACCAGAATATGTACATGGATTACATGAGCAGTGGATTCAGACATACATATGTACTCATCTTTCAGATCTCTAGGAACCCTATAGTCTAGCATCCTCATTGCCGCAGTGAATTTCTAAATTGATCAAAAGCCTTGGAGTCCAACTGTGTCTTTCTTCATCATGAAGTATGTATCGTACTCTCGCACACCATGCAATATGTTCTTGAACAactccttgttcatcctaaatTATCGGCGAAAATCCTTGGGGGTATATGTAGATTTTTCAGTgaaatagtcggtgtagagcatgGCATGGCCCTCCAATCTCGAATTCTTTCTCCCGCACCCTCCACTTTTGGGACAAGCCTTCTCCTCCTCTTCTAGCTGAAGAAGATCGACGGGTATCTATCATGAAATGCTCCTCTTCATCAGCGGCAACATTGACTTACTCCTCCATGAACATATACATCATCATCTTGTCATAGCTATCCATATTCTACATATGAAGAGATAAATGGTTCAATGGATCGAACGGCGGCATAGCGGTGTAAAAGCCAACTCAGATATATGGTTGAACACCTTGTGAGCAAGGCGGGCGCATGAGATTGACGCTCCTTCTGCGACGGCGAACGGCCAGTGAGACGAGGGACAACCAACAGAGAAAGCGCGGAcgacgccggagagtcggttttaTCAATGGTCAGCGTATGCGTCAGCGAGAGCAGACGTCATGGAGGAAGgggacactactaggaaaagtccTATAGATGGAAATAGTACTACCGGCGCACCAGTAAACCCATGCGCCTGTGGCAAATAGTGCCGGCGCACCAATAtgtcgccgcgccggcgatggagccttactgccggcgcacaagcAAAAAAGATGCGCCGGCGATAAAATTCGAAGAGGACCAGACCGGACACAAAAAATCGAgccccttaccgccggcgcaccaccatgttggtgcgccggtggtaagttGCTTACCACCGGCGCTGCAGCAtgatggtgcgccggcagtaggaatTTTCCCTCCCCACCCCCTCCCCCCGTGGAccgccttttcagttttgaaaaaataaaagaaaatgatagacaattcaaaaaaaaaaatcctttgaactacccatgtattatgtaatctagctttcatgaaaattttaaaaaatgaatttcgatatattatgcaaaatgacgttatctttcggtaaaacgggttttctggttgcatacgaccttcgatgaaaaacttttttatatcaaaatctatcTACGCAAAATTTCCTATACGAATTCAACCACCTACGGTCATTTGAaaaaaaaatggattcgtcaattggaaaacagaaacatgacttttttgagatttaagatttgggtgaaaaaaaagaaaaaatacccccggcgcaccaccgtacttggtgcgccggcggtaacctagACTATATATTCAAGCCGTCCCTcctctctcttctccttcctcacttCTCCCCCTTCTCCTCTTTccatcctcctcttctccttgcaatactcaccgatggcctcctcctccggtgacatccctcctccacctcgggcctcctcctccggtgacatccctcctccacctcgggcctcctcctccggtgacATCCCTCCTCCACCtcaggcctcctcctcctcctccggcgtgagctcctcttcctcctcctcctcctcctccggccaactcctcctcctcaacctccacctccggccaactcctcctcctcaacctTCACCTCCGgccaactcctcctcctccacgtgcacctccggcctactcctcctcctcatcctcatcctccTACTCCTACACCGGCGCAGCAACGACAACAAGGTGGCCCGTAGTAACACGCAAAATGAACccgagctagatctagatctagatcggcTTTTTTTGGTTTCGTGGATAACTTACTACCGGCGCACTAGGCAGGTGCGCCAGGGATAACTCATCTTACCGCGCGGCGAACTAGCTGGTGCGCCGACAGTAACTagttatcaccggcccgttctcaccggcgggcgctggtgcgccggcagtaagtaaatttggtgcgccggcaataagccttttcctagtagtgggagGCGATGTGGCGGGTGGAATGGGGCTGGGTCACTGGTGTGTGGAACCTGGCTGTCTCTATCCAACATTTCACGCGGTGCGGCTTGTGTCAGGCACCTACAGGCCGTCCCCTGTGTGCCGGTGGGGCATACGGACGTCAAACATGTTACTGGGCCACGCCGGACGCAAAAACGATTCGGGGGCCGGGACTAGGCGTCGATTTTGTCCATCTTCCCTTAATTCGCTTTGGAGGGCACTTTGAGAACCGTGGTTGGGGATGCTCTAACAACCTTGGCCTTGATGCCATACACACAAAAACACATAGGGCACATTAAACCTAATGGAAAATCATGTCACTGGAAGAGATAATCCATCTCAAGAAGGAAGGGGGATTTGGGACATACTATCTTAGGAGGAGACGGTAAGTCAATAACACCATGTACCGCGAGCCTCACACATCCCTAAAGAACATTCCCACTGCATCGGGGCGATGCACCTCACTCACCACCAAGTAGGCTAGATATAATGTGTCCCAACAAAAAGGGGGAGATAACTGCGGTGACTCCGATACGACACATCACACACCTCGCCGGACACAACATATTGCCACAACAACCGACTGGTCGAGTGCCCCCATGCGACCAAGATGCTACAACAtgagttccttcatgatcaataacCAATGCGATCAGATAGCCGCACTTATGCATTGCAAATGTACCTACGATTCATATTAGAGATAAGGTGAGTGGCACCAACTAACGTGTCAGTGGGCTCAATCCACTGAAAAGAACGCCTTCGAGGGGGAGCTGGTGACACCAATGATGTCTTCGTTGTCCTATATGGATGACATACCTCGGTGGATGATTAGACCAAGCATTATAGTGAATGGAGGATCCTCAACCACACTACTGTAGCGACTTGAATCTGGTAGTTTTCGAATCTCCGTGTTCACAGTGATATCCTTATATCATAGCTAGCACACATAGTAGCAAATGAATATAAAGATATACCATACGTCAATTTATTAATCATACGATGAATCCAAAGTATACATAATACAAGTTGCACTAGTGGATGGCTCACATTACAGCGAAAACACAAAGATATGTTTTGGGCTTAATCAACTCCACAAGTCTTGTTGAGTATAGGCCCCTGATACTAGTCATCCTCACTCATCATCATACTGTCCTGCAACATGATACGTTGCATCCAAAAAATAATTTttgtcaatactttgaatgtattggcaagttACACAAGTTGTAAGGGTGATTTATAACTGCATACATGCAAGGGGATGTCAAACGAAGGCCCGACGTTTGTTTTTTGTAAATCCAATTTTGTTTCATGAAAATATTTCAGAAACTTTCTTTATCTTTGAATATTTTCAAAACAAAATAGTATAAGGTTGGAAAAAAGATAAGGATTCCAGTAGGGTTTAACTAACCTACATCCCATTCCAAAAATAAGCTAAACTGACTCTAGAGCCAAGCATGCTATTAGTTTTTAGGCAACACTATCCACTGAATGAAAGTAGTAATACCAAAATAGTTTGGGAAATCCCAAGATCAGAGCCATTCACTGGATACACTTTGTATACCAAAACAATTTGTAAAGGTTTTCACCTGAGAGGAGATTCTTCTTCGGCTTCAACCTCTACTTGCTCAAATTGCTCATATATGGGAGCATGGCTAATCGATTAGatcatacactctgcagaggttggacACTTTTCACACATGCCACAATCCATCATTTTTTGTTGTATCCTTCATGTGGCTTAACCGGGCATGGATCACGACAATTTTTTCCAGAGAAGCCCATATACATAATTCTAGTCCGTCCGAAACTATGATCCGACGATCCCTCTCCAATGACGGCACCGATAGAGTTTTCCTCTGTACGACTAAGCGAGAGCCTATATAACACGTGGCTTTACTGGACATGACAATGAATCCCTAGCTCCTCCTGCAACATGTATCAACTTGAGAACCTAGCTAGCGATCAATCCCCACCAATAGAGGACTCATGCGCCCCACATCAGCACCAACACAAACCAACCACAACAACAATCTCGAAAGGGAACTGGTCCGTGGCTAGGATGTCATGTGCACCCGCAAACCCATACCTGCAGCGAGGACGCTAGATCTATGGTGCATCTAAGACGATATAAGATTGTGCTACAACTTATCTGCTTGTGGCAATAATTTGATGCCGGCTTTTAATCTACCCAGGTGTATCGAAACGCCGATCCACAAATAATGCCGTTGTTACAAATGGCCCGACTGGTTGTTACAAATGTCCCAAGCCAACCTACTAAGCGAAGAGCATGAGAGGGGATAGATAACGCAGATGGTTGCGAGGATGTAGTGAAGGAGGCCATGGGAGTGGCCGGGGCCGAGAGACAAGATAAAGATGGGTTGCTTGGCCAATGGGATGTGGGAGAGGAAAAGCGATACATGGACAAACCAGAAGCCACCATCTAACTCCGAGGTGGGAGAAGAGGGTGATTCTTTCGATTTTGGcaagcttagagcatctctaacagaaccCGTAAACCCCGCCGGAACCGAACTTTttcggcggatttacgggttcgggccgaatgTGTCGCAGATCAGTGACCGAAAAGATGGGCCGGCCCGTAAAATAAGTTCAGGGGCCTGAACAAATCTCCGAACGGCCCCTATTAAAAGGATTCCCGGAGGGGAGTTCGggtcgcaaaccctactcccctccgtcgTTCCTCTCCCTCCGTCGCCGCCAAGCGCTATCTCCGGCGAGCAATCCAGCGAGCCCCAGACAGCAATCCACCGGCCGACGGTGGGCGATGGCGTCCCGAGGCGGCTCCGCaggccgtggcgccggattgggcggcggcgactcgccgccgcgtccgcccgTCTTCCGCACCGACGCGGAGCGGCGCAAATGGAACCGGTGggagggcgcgcgcaagcgcagcgcccgccggtggacgaactgggggctcacgcccccagggaagctCGCCAGGTACGGCAACACCGGCGAGGGCTCCTCGTCCGGCCAGTCAAGCCGCGCACCGCGGCTCGCCGTTGCGGACAGCAGTGACGACGACGACCTCGTCCCCGCGCGGTTGCCCACCTTCTCCGCCGGGACTATGTCCACGACAGCGACGAAGAGGACGCCGTCCTCGCACAGACCAAGGCCATTAGCACGGTGGAGGCTCGCCAGCGTTTCCGCCGGGAGGAGGCGGAAGCCGTCCGCCTCGTCCGTGAATACGAGGCGGCCCGCCGGGAGGCCCGCGTCCGCCGCGTCAAGCTCGAAATAGTCGAGCTTGACGCCGACGACGCGTGAAGCTCATCGTCGACAGCGTCGGCACCATCTGCCGCCGACACGCTGCGCCACCACCGGCACCGCCGCGCGCGTAGGCCACTTTATAGGCCGCATTTTGCTTAGCTTAAGTAGCGCTCGCCGGTGTACCAGTACTATAGGTTTAATTTTACGAACAATGTATGTTTtgatgctcaatcggagcatcAATTTGATGTCGAACTATAATCATCGTCGAATTTACCCGCGCCCTTTCAAATTCTGCTTTTCAGTTCTATTTTTACGGTTTCTAATCTGCGCCACTTCCAAATTCGAACGAACTATCGTTTTCGGAAGATTGAAAACCACTTTTTCGGTTTGCACTTtttcgggctctgttagagatgctcttagaaggTTAAATACCCCGTTTCCCAGTGAGAGGAATTAGGTAGTTGATTAGTGATTCTCATATGGTAAGGGACATATTTGCAATGATCATATGATATATCCGTTCAACTCTTTTTCGTCAAAGCTATAACTGACAATTCTTTTTCTCTTTCATGAAAAGAAAAGTTTATCGAATTGCAATTTTTGAAGGAAACAAGTACTCCTTCGATCCACAATACTTATCGCTCAAACTAGTGAATTGACACTATGTGTAGATACtcagaatcggagggagtacagagACGGAAATAATCGCATCCTATGTGGTTCGGTTATCGGTATATAGCCAGCGCAAGGCGTGTGCGGATTATTTTACAACACGGCCCATTTTCTCGTAGACCAGACATAAGGATGTTCGGTTAAGGTCCTTGAGAGCATCTCCCGCgtgccccaaagggatttgggcgcgccggaccaaaaaaccgtttcagccgcgtcccccaaagcccatttttatccggcgcggtccgatacggtgtccggcgtcccgagcccgtccccgtcccacaggggacgctccggggacgccggacataccgaaaagcgaggcggactcccacatgtcggcgactatttgcataaaccgttggttcgcgcctcttttctcctcgctccttccttcccgcgcctcgcaccccaccgccgccgctggatttcccggccgtttggaCGTCTGAtctgctgagagtcggcaccgttgtcgcggatggggctcccgccggtcgtgccgccaccgcctcgccggcgcgtcccagaacgcgccgtcaaatccgccccacctcctcgcacagaaggtgctcgacgacttgccaggtaggcgcgattggccgctgtttgttgcgtcgtctgcctcggcgcaattttaaccattgattttgctttagccatggatagcgacgatgagatgcttgccctgctgctggaggacgagcaagccttcgacgacgacctacgggagcatttgctgatcatcgcgtccctccaggacatggttgacgctgaggcggagaagaggaagaggccgcgcagcggaggatcaaggccgggaagaaggaagtcgaagccccgacagaggatggagggccatgccatgctgcacaacgactactttgccgatgatgcaacacatgccgacaattttcggcgtcggtacaggatgagcaaggggctATTCATGAATACCCTCCAcgacgttcgagagttcgacccctacttcaagctcaagctcgacgctgtaggcgttgtcgggttctcgtccatttagaagtgcaccgccgctatgaggatgcttgcatacggagcacctgctgatacacaggacgactaccttcgcatgagtgagtctactgccattgagtgcatgtacaagttttgccgagctgtggtgggaaagtttggcaaatactatttgagagggccaactgaggaagagactgcaaggatcatggcacaaaatgctgccagatgattcactggaatgcttggaagcattaagaactgcccgtttgcttggcaagatatatacaaaggccgtcatggatattgcagtgtggtgcttgaagctgtggcagattatgacctgtggatttggcattctttctttggcatggcgggatcacacaatgacatcaacgtgttgcatcaGTCTCCGGaattcagcagactagtggaagggcattgtccaccatgcaactatgagatcaatggccacgaatataccaaagactattatctagccgatgatatatatccaaaatgggccacttttgtcaaaacaatctcgaatccatcaggtctgaagaattcacactttgctacgcgacaggagccttgcaggaaggatgtcgagcgggcatttggtgtgcttcaaacacaatttgccattgtccggtaccctgctctaagctggtctcacgaccaaatgtgggaggtgatgcaggcttgtgtgatcatgcacaacatgatcatcgaggaggaccgcaagaatcatgctaggtcacatgttggtcgAGTGTGAAGGCCCTCTTGCAGAGGTTgatatgagttgcctgcagattttgctgattttctcgccatgcacgcagagatccgtgacagcaatgttcatgatcaacttcaaactgatctcgttgagcatttgtggaggatcgaaggaaataccgtggcaccttgatgtagcatctagccctatttattatatttgtttatttgttttattgtttgttgtaatttaatttgaaaataaTCCTCacaaacatttttattcatatgctatatttgataaatggttatgtgttaaaaagaagtattttaaatgtttggaggcggcgtttggaggacgcggctggagagcGACGTTCCCTAaagacggcacgaacaaaacacgtctccAAACGCTCAATCCAGCGCGGTTTGGGGGAAGATTTggtggacgcggctggagatgctccgaGGATCTAGACGCCAGGAACCCATTTAACTCGCTGAGTCGGTCGGTTGCGGTCGCGGTTGCGGTTGCGGTTGCGCAGCGAGTGAAACCATCCATCCAATCCAACCGCCGTCGCCATGGCCCGCGACGATGACCCGCCGCCGGCGAAGCGTCCCCGCACAGACTGCACGGGCACCAGCTCCAACGATGGTGAGCCACCGCCGGCTAAACGTCCCCGCACAGACTGCACGGGCACCAGCCCCATCGACTCCCTCCCCGGGGACCTGCTGCGCGAGATCTTCCTCCGCGTCGACCCTCTCCCGGATCTCGTCCGCGCCGCCTCCGCCTGCCGGGGGTGGCGCGACGCGGTGGTCTCCTTTCCTCCCTTCCGCCGTCACTTCATCAAACGACACCAGGCGCCCCTCCTCGGCTTCTTCTTCGACCCGCCGAGTCGAGATGTCCCTTCCATCCCCAGCTTCGCCCCCGCTCGCTGGAATGACCCCATGCTCGCCGCCGCCCTCTTGCGCGGCGACTTCCTCCTCACCAGCCTCCAGAGGCGCCCCCTCCTGGTGGAGCCTAGCTGGTTCGTCCTCGACGCCCGCGGCGGCTACCTTCTTCTCATCAAATGGGACGAGGGGTCCGAGGGATTGCTGGCGCTGCTAAACCCGTTGGAGCAGCGCCAGCGCTTCTTTGATGTGGATGATATCCGCATCTTCGACGACGGCGACCGCCTCAGCAGTCGTCATTTCCTTCGCGGCGGCCTCATCTTGGACGAGGAGAACCCCGACAGATTTGGCATCTTCTGTGTTGCATCCCAAGGAGAGTTCAGGTTGCGGGCTGCCATCTTCTCCTCAGCCAGGGCCGACGCAATGCCAATGGACGGCGGCTGGATCCTTTCCTCATGGTTGGAGGTCGAGCACCCGGTCGACCCGGCAATCGATGGCGGCACTTGGCTCTGGCCTGACAGCGGCATGCGAGCGGGCAGGTTCATCTACTGGCCTTACATGGATGGTCGGCACGTGCTTGTCTTGGATCCCACCCACCCAGCCACTCCACGATTGTTTGTTGAGAGGATCACTTTCCCAGATGGCCTGGATCGTGCTGAATTTGGAAGATATATCATCGGTGAAACTCGTAATGGCATGATGAGCATTGCTTATACTGACGGATTCACCGTCGTTCTCATGGCGCCTTTAGAAGATGGCTGGGCAGCTGGGACATGGACCCCCGTCGACCGATTCGATCTCACTGATGAGCTTGTTACTATGTTGGGGCAACTTCCCGCCGAGGACGAGCTGGAACTTGTGGCAATGAGGGGTACCATCCTCTACTACACAACATCACAGATGTACCATCCGTCTCATAACTCTTGTTGGTTCGCATCCCTCTGCTTGGAAACAGGGCAAGGGGAGTGGTTGTTTGCAAGGGCGTATGATGCTTTCGTCCAACCATACAACCATTTGTTGTGGCCAAGATTTCTCAAGGCAACCCCAAAAGGATGATCCTTCAAAAGAATTGCTCTTCTCCTAGTAAATCAAAACGTTCAGCTACCATCGAAAACTGATCTCTTCTTTGGACCGAAGAACCTGACCAAGTTTCAGGATTCAACGACCTCTCAATACTGTATTCTCATCGTTCATGTGGTACTACTTGACATCTTATATTACCAAAACACTGTGAGTGGAAAAACTGTAAAGTTGATCTGTTCCTTAGGTTCGctacactctctttttggtgttgGGGCAAGGCATCAGGACCTTGGTTGGAGCCTCTTTTGTGTTCTGTCTGTAAGGTCAGTCTTCCCAACCGGTTGTATCCTGTTTACCCCTTTTGCCAAAAACAGTATGTTAATTTTGGCACATTAACTAGCAATACTTACTATCTCTTTGATATGTTGTCCTCGGAATGGTGGTGTATTCTGCATGATCTTTTTGCAAGCGTGGTGTACTGTTTTGGAATGCTTCATTTAAG
Coding sequences within it:
- the LOC127342846 gene encoding uncharacterized protein encodes the protein MARDDDPPPAKRPRTDCTGTSSNDGEPPPAKRPRTDCTGTSPIDSLPGDLLREIFLRVDPLPDLVRAASACRGWRDAVVSFPPFRRHFIKRHQAPLLGFFFDPPSRDVPSIPSFAPARWNDPMLAAALLRGDFLLTSLQRRPLLVEPSWFVLDARGGYLLLIKWDEGSEGLLALLNPLEQRQRFFDVDDIRIFDDGDRLSSRHFLRGGLILDEENPDRFGIFCVASQGEFRLRAAIFSSARADAMPMDGGWILSSWLEVEHPVDPAIDGGTWLWPDSGMRAGRFIYWPYMDGRHVLVLDPTHPATPRLFVERITFPDGLDRAEFGRYIIGETRNGMMSIAYTDGFTVVLMAPLEDGWAAGTWTPVDRFDLTDELVTMLGQLPAEDELELVAMRGTILYYTTSQMYHPSHNSCWFASLCLETGQGEWLFARAYDAFVQPYNHLLWPRFLKATPKG